A region of Ammospiza nelsoni isolate bAmmNel1 chromosome 8, bAmmNel1.pri, whole genome shotgun sequence DNA encodes the following proteins:
- the SLK gene encoding STE20-like serine/threonine-protein kinase isoform X3, whose product MSFFNFRKIFKLGGEKKKKQYEHVKRDLNPEEFWEIIGELGDGAFGKVFKAQNKETKVLAAAKVIDTKSEEELEDYMVEIDILASCDHANIVKLLDAFYYENNLWILIEFCAGGAVDAVMLELERPLTEPQIKVVCRQTLEALNYLHENKIIHRDLKAGNILFTLDGDIKLADFGVSAKNTRTIQRRDSFIGTPYWMAPEVVMCETSKDRPYDYKADIWSLGITLIEMAQIEPPHHELNPMRVLLKIAKSDPPTLAQPSKWSSDFKDFLKKCLEKNVDARWSASQLLQHPFVTVTSNKPIRELIAEAKAEVTEEVEDGKDEDEEEETENSLQLPAEKRASSDLSIASSEEDKLSQNASVLESLSEKTESNAIEDKTTGDESEDIKFRKTADNIHDTPISDVKVQNGSLPTGEDEQGKMVPAEKNTESLEKMHENTESQKGGKELDVEIKNEPDLIIEKEDSMADEQIEDDKLKVVPVTEDRVESEEGISKETGEKEEKGMDLLDGEEEKVPAENRDTEQKEDKGEAQKEAVIDTTTEALPNATVKVSDEEKDLINHGIDNIKEIGAIAETPISDGDKIPELEDKPVESQAKQVHEIISSEETVSENQDTVVEVDQKLAESENEGISNINSTEETQIKDSGKDIVDQKALQTKPKDIPDKPVDKLTGMDQNSGEHGPENIQETNIQVDKEHPALTSDEIVKNKLQDTVSEQAEDSEVTPVPSISISTEENEKVKTDNQGNTETLQQLESENLKENDADSGTGSTADNSSIDLNLSISSFLSKNKETGSISLQETRRQKKTLKKTRKFVVDGVEVSVTTSKIVTENDSKSEEMRFLRRQELRELRLLQKEEQRAQQQLSNKLLQQREQMFRRFEQEMTSKKRQYDQEIENLEKQQKQTIERLEQEHTNRLRDEAKRIKAEQEKELSKFQNVLKNKKKEEQEFVQKQQQELDASLKKIIQQQKTELATIERDCLNNKQQLMRAREAAFWELEERHLQEKHQLLKQQLKDQYFMQRHQLLKRHEKETEQMQRYNQRLIEELKNKQTQERARLPKIQRSEAKTRMAMFKKSLRINSFASPDQDREKIKQFAVQEEKRQKNERLAQHQKHENQMRDLQLQCEANIRELHQLQNEKCHLLVEHETQKLKELDEEHSQELKEWREKLRPRKKMLEEEFARKLQEQEVFFKMTGESECLNPSTQSRISKFYPIPSLHSTGS is encoded by the exons GCTCAGAACAAAGAAACGAAAGTTCTGGCTGCTGCAAAGGTGATAGATACTAAATCAGAAGAAGAACTTGAAGATTACATGGTGGAGATTGATATTTTAGCATCTTGTGATCATGCTAATATTGTCAAGCTCCTAGATGCTTTCTACTATGAAAACAATCTGTGG ATCCTGATTGAATTTTGTGCAGGAGGAGCAGTAGATGCAGTAATGTTGG AGCTTGAAAGGCCGTTAACAGAGCCACAGATCAAAGTGGTGTGCAGGCAGACACTGGAAGCACTGAACTACTTGCATGAGAATAAGATCATCCACAGAGATCTAAAAGCTGGCAATATTCTTTTCACATTAGATGGAGACATTAAACTAG CGGATTTTGGAGTATCAGCTAAAAACACCAGAACAATACAAAGAAGAGACTCCTTTATTGGCACACCATATTG GATGGCTCCAGAAGTAGTAATGTGTGAGACCTCTAAAGACAGACCATATGATTACAAGGCTGATATCTGGTCTCTTGGCATTACTTTAATAGAAATGGCTCAGATAGAGCCACCTCACCATGAACTGAATCCCATGCGAGTGCTGCTGAAAATCGCAAAATCTGACCCGCCAACGTTGGCACAGCCTTCCAAATG GTCATCagattttaaagattttctgaagaaatgttTGGAAAAGAATGTAGATGCAAGGTGGAGTGCAAGCCAACTTCTACAG CATCCATTTGTTACTGTTACTTCAAATAAACCAATACGAGAATTGATTGCAGAAGCTAAGGCAGAAGTTACAGAAGAAGTTGAAGATGGTAAAGATgaggatgaagaagaagaaacagaaaattctcTG CAGTTACCTGCAGAGAAACGTGCATCCTCTGATCTTAGTATTGCCAGCTCTGAAGAGGATAAACTTTCACAGAATGCTTCTGTCCTGGAATCTCTctctgagaaaacagaaagtaaTGCCATTGAGGACAAAACAACTGGAGATGAATCTGAGGACATTAAATTTAGGAAAACAGCTGATAACATACACGATACTCCCATTAGTGATGTGAAAGTGCAGAATGGTTCTTTGCCAACTGGTGAAGATGAGCAAGGAAAAATGGTGCCAGCagaaaagaatacagaaagcCTGGAAAAAATGCATGAGAATACAGAATCCCAGAAAGGAGGTAAAGAACTTGATGTGGAAATAAAGAATGAACCTGACTTAATAATAGAGAAAGAAGATTCCATGGCAGATGAACAGATAGAAGATGACAAACTGAAAGTAGTACCTGTAACTGAAGATAGGGTAGAAAGTGAAGAAGGCATTTCTAAGGAAACTggtgaaaaagaagagaagggAATGGATCTCTTGGATGGTGAGGAAGAAAAGGTCCCTGCAGAAAATAGAGATACAGAACAAAAGGAAGATAAAGGTGAAGCTCAGAAAGAGGCAGTAATAGATACCACTACAGAAGCTCTGCCTAATGCTACAGTTAAAGTGTCTGATGAAGAAAAGGATCTAATAAACCATGGCATTGACAACATTAAGGAGATAGGTGCTATTGCTGAAACACCCATCAGTGATGGGGATAAAATACCTGAGCTGGAGGATAAGCCAGTGGAAAGTCAGGCTAAGCAGGTCCATGAGATAATCAGCTCTGAAGAAACTGTATCAGAAAACCAAGATACAGTTGTTGAAGTAGATCAGAAACTGGCAGAAAGTGAAAATGAGGGTATCAGTAATATAAACAGCACAGAGGAAACACAGATCAAAGACTCTGGAAAAGATATCGTAGACCAGAAGGCATTACAGACTAAACCTAAGGACATTCCTGATAAACCGGTGGATAAACTGACTGGTATGGACCAAAATTCAGGAGAGCATGGACCTGAGAATATACAGGAAACCAACATCCAGGTAGACAAAGAACATCCAGCACTTACCTCAGATGAAATTGTGAAGAATAAGCTTCAAGACACTGTCAGTGAACAAGCTGAGGACTCTGAAGTCACTCCAGTCCCCAGTATTAGTATTAGCactgaagaaaatgagaaggTCAAAACAGATAATCAAGGCAATACTGAGACTTTACAGCAACTGGAATCGGAGAATTTGAAGGAAAATGATGCAGATTCAGGCACTGGTTCTACAGCTGATAACAGCAGCATTGATTTGAACTTGTCCATTTCTAGTTTCCTTAGTAAAAACAAAGAGACAGGATCAATATCTTTACAG GAAACTAGAAGGCAGAAGAAAACGTTAAAGAAAACTCGGAAGTTTGTTGTTGATGGAGTAGAAGTGAGTGTAACCACGTCAAAAATAGTTACTGAAAATGATTCAAAAAGTGAAGAAATGCGATTTCTACG GCGTCAAGAGCTCAGAGAGCTGAGACTTCTTcagaaagaggagcagagagcccaacagcagctcagcaatAAGCTTCTGCAGCAGCGAGAGCAGATGTTCAGACGTTTTGAACAGGAAATGACA AGTAAAAAGCGACAGTATGATCAGGAGATAGAGAacctggagaagcagcagaagcagaCAATCGAGcgcctggagcaggagcacacaAATCGCTTACGGGATGAAGCAAAGCGCATCAAggctgagcaggagaaggaattGTCCAAATTCCAGAAtgtgctgaaaaacaaaaaaaaagag GAGCAGGAGTTTGTGCAGAAACAGCAACAAGAACTGGATGCatctctgaagaaaataattcagcagCAGAAGACAGAACTGGCCACTATTGAACGTGACTGCCTCAACAACAAACAGCAGCTCATGAGAG ctcGTGAAGCTGCAttctgggagctggaggagcgGCACCTACAGGAGAAACACCAGCTCCTCAAGCAGCAGCTCAAGGATCAGTACTTCATGCAGAGGCACCAGCTGCTTAAGAGGCATGAAAAA GAAACAGAACAAATGCAGAGGTATAATCAACGCCTTATAGAGGAGTTAAAGAACAAGCAAACTCAGGAAAGAGCAAGACTGCCTAAAATCCAACGAAGTGAAGCAAAGACCCGCATGGCCATGTTTAAGAAAAGTTTAAGAATCAATTCATTTGCTTCTCCAGACCAAGATCGTGAAAAAATTAAGCAg tttgcTGTTCAAGAAGAAAAGAGGCAGAAGAATGAGAGACTGGCGCAGCATCAGAAACATGAAAACCAAATGCGGGACCTTCAGTTGCAGTGTGAAGCAAACATCAGGGAACTGCATCAGTTACAG AATGAAAAATGCCATCTACTGGTTGAGCATGAGACGCAGAAGCTAAAAGAGCTGGATGAAGAGCACAGTCAAGAACTGAAGGAATGGAGAGAGAAATTGAGACCAAGAAAAAAG ATGCTGGAAGAAGAATTTGCCAGAAAACTGCAGGAACAggaagttttctttaaaatgacTGGAGAATCCGAATGCCTTAATCCTTCAACACAAAGCCGGATTTCCAAATTCTACCCAATCCCCAGTCTTCACTCCACTGGGTCATAA
- the SLK gene encoding STE20-like serine/threonine-protein kinase isoform X2 — MSFFNFRKIFKLGGEKKKKQYEHVKRDLNPEEFWEIIGELGDGAFGKVFKAQNKETKVLAAAKVIDTKSEEELEDYMVEIDILASCDHANIVKLLDAFYYENNLWILIEFCAGGAVDAVMLELERPLTEPQIKVVCRQTLEALNYLHENKIIHRDLKAGNILFTLDGDIKLADFGVSAKNTRTIQRRDSFIGTPYWMAPEVVMCETSKDRPYDYKADIWSLGITLIEMAQIEPPHHELNPMRVLLKIAKSDPPTLAQPSKWSSDFKDFLKKCLEKNVDARWSASQLLQHPFVTVTSNKPIRELIAEAKAEVTEEVEDGKDEDEEEETENSLLPAEKRASSDLSIASSEEDKLSQNASVLESLSEKTESNAIEDKTTGDESEDIKFRKTADNIHDTPISDVKVQNGSLPTGEDEQGKMVPAEKNTESLEKMHENTESQKGGKELDVEIKNEPDLIIEKEDSMADEQIEDDKLKVVPVTEDRVESEEGISKETGEKEEKGMDLLDGEEEKVPAENRDTEQKEDKGEAQKEAVIDTTTEALPNATVKVSDEEKDLINHGIDNIKEIGAIAETPISDGDKIPELEDKPVESQAKQVHEIISSEETVSENQDTVVEVDQKLAESENEGISNINSTEETQIKDSGKDIVDQKALQTKPKDIPDKPVDKLTGMDQNSGEHGPENIQETNIQVDKEHPALTSDEIVKNKLQDTVSEQAEDSEVTPVPSISISTEENEKVKTDNQGNTETLQQLESENLKENDADSGTGSTADNSSIDLNLSISSFLSKNKETGSISLQETRRQKKTLKKTRKFVVDGVEVSVTTSKIVTENDSKSEEMRFLRRQELRELRLLQKEEQRAQQQLSNKLLQQREQMFRRFEQEMTSKKRQYDQEIENLEKQQKQTIERLEQEHTNRLRDEAKRIKAEQEKELSKFQNVLKNKKKEVLCEVEKAPKELRKELMKRKKEELAQSQHAQEQEFVQKQQQELDASLKKIIQQQKTELATIERDCLNNKQQLMRAREAAFWELEERHLQEKHQLLKQQLKDQYFMQRHQLLKRHEKETEQMQRYNQRLIEELKNKQTQERARLPKIQRSEAKTRMAMFKKSLRINSFASPDQDREKIKQFAVQEEKRQKNERLAQHQKHENQMRDLQLQCEANIRELHQLQNEKCHLLVEHETQKLKELDEEHSQELKEWREKLRPRKKMLEEEFARKLQEQEVFFKMTGESECLNPSTQSRISKFYPIPSLHSTGS, encoded by the exons GCTCAGAACAAAGAAACGAAAGTTCTGGCTGCTGCAAAGGTGATAGATACTAAATCAGAAGAAGAACTTGAAGATTACATGGTGGAGATTGATATTTTAGCATCTTGTGATCATGCTAATATTGTCAAGCTCCTAGATGCTTTCTACTATGAAAACAATCTGTGG ATCCTGATTGAATTTTGTGCAGGAGGAGCAGTAGATGCAGTAATGTTGG AGCTTGAAAGGCCGTTAACAGAGCCACAGATCAAAGTGGTGTGCAGGCAGACACTGGAAGCACTGAACTACTTGCATGAGAATAAGATCATCCACAGAGATCTAAAAGCTGGCAATATTCTTTTCACATTAGATGGAGACATTAAACTAG CGGATTTTGGAGTATCAGCTAAAAACACCAGAACAATACAAAGAAGAGACTCCTTTATTGGCACACCATATTG GATGGCTCCAGAAGTAGTAATGTGTGAGACCTCTAAAGACAGACCATATGATTACAAGGCTGATATCTGGTCTCTTGGCATTACTTTAATAGAAATGGCTCAGATAGAGCCACCTCACCATGAACTGAATCCCATGCGAGTGCTGCTGAAAATCGCAAAATCTGACCCGCCAACGTTGGCACAGCCTTCCAAATG GTCATCagattttaaagattttctgaagaaatgttTGGAAAAGAATGTAGATGCAAGGTGGAGTGCAAGCCAACTTCTACAG CATCCATTTGTTACTGTTACTTCAAATAAACCAATACGAGAATTGATTGCAGAAGCTAAGGCAGAAGTTACAGAAGAAGTTGAAGATGGTAAAGATgaggatgaagaagaagaaacagaaaattctcTG TTACCTGCAGAGAAACGTGCATCCTCTGATCTTAGTATTGCCAGCTCTGAAGAGGATAAACTTTCACAGAATGCTTCTGTCCTGGAATCTCTctctgagaaaacagaaagtaaTGCCATTGAGGACAAAACAACTGGAGATGAATCTGAGGACATTAAATTTAGGAAAACAGCTGATAACATACACGATACTCCCATTAGTGATGTGAAAGTGCAGAATGGTTCTTTGCCAACTGGTGAAGATGAGCAAGGAAAAATGGTGCCAGCagaaaagaatacagaaagcCTGGAAAAAATGCATGAGAATACAGAATCCCAGAAAGGAGGTAAAGAACTTGATGTGGAAATAAAGAATGAACCTGACTTAATAATAGAGAAAGAAGATTCCATGGCAGATGAACAGATAGAAGATGACAAACTGAAAGTAGTACCTGTAACTGAAGATAGGGTAGAAAGTGAAGAAGGCATTTCTAAGGAAACTggtgaaaaagaagagaagggAATGGATCTCTTGGATGGTGAGGAAGAAAAGGTCCCTGCAGAAAATAGAGATACAGAACAAAAGGAAGATAAAGGTGAAGCTCAGAAAGAGGCAGTAATAGATACCACTACAGAAGCTCTGCCTAATGCTACAGTTAAAGTGTCTGATGAAGAAAAGGATCTAATAAACCATGGCATTGACAACATTAAGGAGATAGGTGCTATTGCTGAAACACCCATCAGTGATGGGGATAAAATACCTGAGCTGGAGGATAAGCCAGTGGAAAGTCAGGCTAAGCAGGTCCATGAGATAATCAGCTCTGAAGAAACTGTATCAGAAAACCAAGATACAGTTGTTGAAGTAGATCAGAAACTGGCAGAAAGTGAAAATGAGGGTATCAGTAATATAAACAGCACAGAGGAAACACAGATCAAAGACTCTGGAAAAGATATCGTAGACCAGAAGGCATTACAGACTAAACCTAAGGACATTCCTGATAAACCGGTGGATAAACTGACTGGTATGGACCAAAATTCAGGAGAGCATGGACCTGAGAATATACAGGAAACCAACATCCAGGTAGACAAAGAACATCCAGCACTTACCTCAGATGAAATTGTGAAGAATAAGCTTCAAGACACTGTCAGTGAACAAGCTGAGGACTCTGAAGTCACTCCAGTCCCCAGTATTAGTATTAGCactgaagaaaatgagaaggTCAAAACAGATAATCAAGGCAATACTGAGACTTTACAGCAACTGGAATCGGAGAATTTGAAGGAAAATGATGCAGATTCAGGCACTGGTTCTACAGCTGATAACAGCAGCATTGATTTGAACTTGTCCATTTCTAGTTTCCTTAGTAAAAACAAAGAGACAGGATCAATATCTTTACAG GAAACTAGAAGGCAGAAGAAAACGTTAAAGAAAACTCGGAAGTTTGTTGTTGATGGAGTAGAAGTGAGTGTAACCACGTCAAAAATAGTTACTGAAAATGATTCAAAAAGTGAAGAAATGCGATTTCTACG GCGTCAAGAGCTCAGAGAGCTGAGACTTCTTcagaaagaggagcagagagcccaacagcagctcagcaatAAGCTTCTGCAGCAGCGAGAGCAGATGTTCAGACGTTTTGAACAGGAAATGACA AGTAAAAAGCGACAGTATGATCAGGAGATAGAGAacctggagaagcagcagaagcagaCAATCGAGcgcctggagcaggagcacacaAATCGCTTACGGGATGAAGCAAAGCGCATCAAggctgagcaggagaaggaattGTCCAAATTCCAGAAtgtgctgaaaaacaaaaaaaaagag GTTTTATGTGAAGTGGAGAAAGCACCAAAAGAGCTGAGAAAAGAGCTCATGAAACGCAAGAAAGAGGAGCTTGCACAAAGCCAGCATGCTCAG GAGCAGGAGTTTGTGCAGAAACAGCAACAAGAACTGGATGCatctctgaagaaaataattcagcagCAGAAGACAGAACTGGCCACTATTGAACGTGACTGCCTCAACAACAAACAGCAGCTCATGAGAG ctcGTGAAGCTGCAttctgggagctggaggagcgGCACCTACAGGAGAAACACCAGCTCCTCAAGCAGCAGCTCAAGGATCAGTACTTCATGCAGAGGCACCAGCTGCTTAAGAGGCATGAAAAA GAAACAGAACAAATGCAGAGGTATAATCAACGCCTTATAGAGGAGTTAAAGAACAAGCAAACTCAGGAAAGAGCAAGACTGCCTAAAATCCAACGAAGTGAAGCAAAGACCCGCATGGCCATGTTTAAGAAAAGTTTAAGAATCAATTCATTTGCTTCTCCAGACCAAGATCGTGAAAAAATTAAGCAg tttgcTGTTCAAGAAGAAAAGAGGCAGAAGAATGAGAGACTGGCGCAGCATCAGAAACATGAAAACCAAATGCGGGACCTTCAGTTGCAGTGTGAAGCAAACATCAGGGAACTGCATCAGTTACAG AATGAAAAATGCCATCTACTGGTTGAGCATGAGACGCAGAAGCTAAAAGAGCTGGATGAAGAGCACAGTCAAGAACTGAAGGAATGGAGAGAGAAATTGAGACCAAGAAAAAAG ATGCTGGAAGAAGAATTTGCCAGAAAACTGCAGGAACAggaagttttctttaaaatgacTGGAGAATCCGAATGCCTTAATCCTTCAACACAAAGCCGGATTTCCAAATTCTACCCAATCCCCAGTCTTCACTCCACTGGGTCATAA
- the SLK gene encoding STE20-like serine/threonine-protein kinase isoform X1, protein MSFFNFRKIFKLGGEKKKKQYEHVKRDLNPEEFWEIIGELGDGAFGKVFKAQNKETKVLAAAKVIDTKSEEELEDYMVEIDILASCDHANIVKLLDAFYYENNLWILIEFCAGGAVDAVMLELERPLTEPQIKVVCRQTLEALNYLHENKIIHRDLKAGNILFTLDGDIKLADFGVSAKNTRTIQRRDSFIGTPYWMAPEVVMCETSKDRPYDYKADIWSLGITLIEMAQIEPPHHELNPMRVLLKIAKSDPPTLAQPSKWSSDFKDFLKKCLEKNVDARWSASQLLQHPFVTVTSNKPIRELIAEAKAEVTEEVEDGKDEDEEEETENSLQLPAEKRASSDLSIASSEEDKLSQNASVLESLSEKTESNAIEDKTTGDESEDIKFRKTADNIHDTPISDVKVQNGSLPTGEDEQGKMVPAEKNTESLEKMHENTESQKGGKELDVEIKNEPDLIIEKEDSMADEQIEDDKLKVVPVTEDRVESEEGISKETGEKEEKGMDLLDGEEEKVPAENRDTEQKEDKGEAQKEAVIDTTTEALPNATVKVSDEEKDLINHGIDNIKEIGAIAETPISDGDKIPELEDKPVESQAKQVHEIISSEETVSENQDTVVEVDQKLAESENEGISNINSTEETQIKDSGKDIVDQKALQTKPKDIPDKPVDKLTGMDQNSGEHGPENIQETNIQVDKEHPALTSDEIVKNKLQDTVSEQAEDSEVTPVPSISISTEENEKVKTDNQGNTETLQQLESENLKENDADSGTGSTADNSSIDLNLSISSFLSKNKETGSISLQETRRQKKTLKKTRKFVVDGVEVSVTTSKIVTENDSKSEEMRFLRRQELRELRLLQKEEQRAQQQLSNKLLQQREQMFRRFEQEMTSKKRQYDQEIENLEKQQKQTIERLEQEHTNRLRDEAKRIKAEQEKELSKFQNVLKNKKKEVLCEVEKAPKELRKELMKRKKEELAQSQHAQEQEFVQKQQQELDASLKKIIQQQKTELATIERDCLNNKQQLMRAREAAFWELEERHLQEKHQLLKQQLKDQYFMQRHQLLKRHEKETEQMQRYNQRLIEELKNKQTQERARLPKIQRSEAKTRMAMFKKSLRINSFASPDQDREKIKQFAVQEEKRQKNERLAQHQKHENQMRDLQLQCEANIRELHQLQNEKCHLLVEHETQKLKELDEEHSQELKEWREKLRPRKKMLEEEFARKLQEQEVFFKMTGESECLNPSTQSRISKFYPIPSLHSTGS, encoded by the exons GCTCAGAACAAAGAAACGAAAGTTCTGGCTGCTGCAAAGGTGATAGATACTAAATCAGAAGAAGAACTTGAAGATTACATGGTGGAGATTGATATTTTAGCATCTTGTGATCATGCTAATATTGTCAAGCTCCTAGATGCTTTCTACTATGAAAACAATCTGTGG ATCCTGATTGAATTTTGTGCAGGAGGAGCAGTAGATGCAGTAATGTTGG AGCTTGAAAGGCCGTTAACAGAGCCACAGATCAAAGTGGTGTGCAGGCAGACACTGGAAGCACTGAACTACTTGCATGAGAATAAGATCATCCACAGAGATCTAAAAGCTGGCAATATTCTTTTCACATTAGATGGAGACATTAAACTAG CGGATTTTGGAGTATCAGCTAAAAACACCAGAACAATACAAAGAAGAGACTCCTTTATTGGCACACCATATTG GATGGCTCCAGAAGTAGTAATGTGTGAGACCTCTAAAGACAGACCATATGATTACAAGGCTGATATCTGGTCTCTTGGCATTACTTTAATAGAAATGGCTCAGATAGAGCCACCTCACCATGAACTGAATCCCATGCGAGTGCTGCTGAAAATCGCAAAATCTGACCCGCCAACGTTGGCACAGCCTTCCAAATG GTCATCagattttaaagattttctgaagaaatgttTGGAAAAGAATGTAGATGCAAGGTGGAGTGCAAGCCAACTTCTACAG CATCCATTTGTTACTGTTACTTCAAATAAACCAATACGAGAATTGATTGCAGAAGCTAAGGCAGAAGTTACAGAAGAAGTTGAAGATGGTAAAGATgaggatgaagaagaagaaacagaaaattctcTG CAGTTACCTGCAGAGAAACGTGCATCCTCTGATCTTAGTATTGCCAGCTCTGAAGAGGATAAACTTTCACAGAATGCTTCTGTCCTGGAATCTCTctctgagaaaacagaaagtaaTGCCATTGAGGACAAAACAACTGGAGATGAATCTGAGGACATTAAATTTAGGAAAACAGCTGATAACATACACGATACTCCCATTAGTGATGTGAAAGTGCAGAATGGTTCTTTGCCAACTGGTGAAGATGAGCAAGGAAAAATGGTGCCAGCagaaaagaatacagaaagcCTGGAAAAAATGCATGAGAATACAGAATCCCAGAAAGGAGGTAAAGAACTTGATGTGGAAATAAAGAATGAACCTGACTTAATAATAGAGAAAGAAGATTCCATGGCAGATGAACAGATAGAAGATGACAAACTGAAAGTAGTACCTGTAACTGAAGATAGGGTAGAAAGTGAAGAAGGCATTTCTAAGGAAACTggtgaaaaagaagagaagggAATGGATCTCTTGGATGGTGAGGAAGAAAAGGTCCCTGCAGAAAATAGAGATACAGAACAAAAGGAAGATAAAGGTGAAGCTCAGAAAGAGGCAGTAATAGATACCACTACAGAAGCTCTGCCTAATGCTACAGTTAAAGTGTCTGATGAAGAAAAGGATCTAATAAACCATGGCATTGACAACATTAAGGAGATAGGTGCTATTGCTGAAACACCCATCAGTGATGGGGATAAAATACCTGAGCTGGAGGATAAGCCAGTGGAAAGTCAGGCTAAGCAGGTCCATGAGATAATCAGCTCTGAAGAAACTGTATCAGAAAACCAAGATACAGTTGTTGAAGTAGATCAGAAACTGGCAGAAAGTGAAAATGAGGGTATCAGTAATATAAACAGCACAGAGGAAACACAGATCAAAGACTCTGGAAAAGATATCGTAGACCAGAAGGCATTACAGACTAAACCTAAGGACATTCCTGATAAACCGGTGGATAAACTGACTGGTATGGACCAAAATTCAGGAGAGCATGGACCTGAGAATATACAGGAAACCAACATCCAGGTAGACAAAGAACATCCAGCACTTACCTCAGATGAAATTGTGAAGAATAAGCTTCAAGACACTGTCAGTGAACAAGCTGAGGACTCTGAAGTCACTCCAGTCCCCAGTATTAGTATTAGCactgaagaaaatgagaaggTCAAAACAGATAATCAAGGCAATACTGAGACTTTACAGCAACTGGAATCGGAGAATTTGAAGGAAAATGATGCAGATTCAGGCACTGGTTCTACAGCTGATAACAGCAGCATTGATTTGAACTTGTCCATTTCTAGTTTCCTTAGTAAAAACAAAGAGACAGGATCAATATCTTTACAG GAAACTAGAAGGCAGAAGAAAACGTTAAAGAAAACTCGGAAGTTTGTTGTTGATGGAGTAGAAGTGAGTGTAACCACGTCAAAAATAGTTACTGAAAATGATTCAAAAAGTGAAGAAATGCGATTTCTACG GCGTCAAGAGCTCAGAGAGCTGAGACTTCTTcagaaagaggagcagagagcccaacagcagctcagcaatAAGCTTCTGCAGCAGCGAGAGCAGATGTTCAGACGTTTTGAACAGGAAATGACA AGTAAAAAGCGACAGTATGATCAGGAGATAGAGAacctggagaagcagcagaagcagaCAATCGAGcgcctggagcaggagcacacaAATCGCTTACGGGATGAAGCAAAGCGCATCAAggctgagcaggagaaggaattGTCCAAATTCCAGAAtgtgctgaaaaacaaaaaaaaagag GTTTTATGTGAAGTGGAGAAAGCACCAAAAGAGCTGAGAAAAGAGCTCATGAAACGCAAGAAAGAGGAGCTTGCACAAAGCCAGCATGCTCAG GAGCAGGAGTTTGTGCAGAAACAGCAACAAGAACTGGATGCatctctgaagaaaataattcagcagCAGAAGACAGAACTGGCCACTATTGAACGTGACTGCCTCAACAACAAACAGCAGCTCATGAGAG ctcGTGAAGCTGCAttctgggagctggaggagcgGCACCTACAGGAGAAACACCAGCTCCTCAAGCAGCAGCTCAAGGATCAGTACTTCATGCAGAGGCACCAGCTGCTTAAGAGGCATGAAAAA GAAACAGAACAAATGCAGAGGTATAATCAACGCCTTATAGAGGAGTTAAAGAACAAGCAAACTCAGGAAAGAGCAAGACTGCCTAAAATCCAACGAAGTGAAGCAAAGACCCGCATGGCCATGTTTAAGAAAAGTTTAAGAATCAATTCATTTGCTTCTCCAGACCAAGATCGTGAAAAAATTAAGCAg tttgcTGTTCAAGAAGAAAAGAGGCAGAAGAATGAGAGACTGGCGCAGCATCAGAAACATGAAAACCAAATGCGGGACCTTCAGTTGCAGTGTGAAGCAAACATCAGGGAACTGCATCAGTTACAG AATGAAAAATGCCATCTACTGGTTGAGCATGAGACGCAGAAGCTAAAAGAGCTGGATGAAGAGCACAGTCAAGAACTGAAGGAATGGAGAGAGAAATTGAGACCAAGAAAAAAG ATGCTGGAAGAAGAATTTGCCAGAAAACTGCAGGAACAggaagttttctttaaaatgacTGGAGAATCCGAATGCCTTAATCCTTCAACACAAAGCCGGATTTCCAAATTCTACCCAATCCCCAGTCTTCACTCCACTGGGTCATAA